The following nucleotide sequence is from Elusimicrobia bacterium HGW-Elusimicrobia-1.
ACGCCTGCAAATTACCCTCGATAATTGAGGGGGTCGTGCCGGACTGAAGCAGCAAAACTCCGCGTATAATAACCTGTTTTACCAGAACCTCTTCCTCGCTGCGCCTTTTTAGTTTTCCGGCGATGGGGTTAAACAGCAGATACGCCGCCATAGCGCCGTAAAAAGTCGTCAAAAGAGCCACGGCCATACCCGATGCAATCTGGGACTGGTCCTGAAGGTTTGCAAGCATCAGTATAAGACCTATGACCGTTCCTATAAGTCCGAAAGCCGGCGCGTATGTGCCCAGAGCTATGAATATTTCCTGACCGACCTTATGGCGCTCCTGCACGAATGCCACTTCCGTTTCAAGAAGTCCGCGGATGAACTCGGCGTCCTGTCCGTCGACGACAAGCTGCACTCCGCGTTTCATAAAATCGTTGTCTATTTTTTTTATGTCCGATTCAAGCGAAAGGAATCCCTCGCGCTTGGCTTTCTGCGCGAGCGAAACGAACTGCGATATTATGCCCGTGGTATTCTCGGCGGGCTCCATCATGACTTTGCGGGCGATATTCCAGACGCCCAGAAACTGCTTGAGCGGATAGTTAATGAGCGTGGCGCAAATGGTTCCGCCGAAAGTAATCATCATCGACGGAATGTTGATAAAAAGAATGAATTGCCTTATGTCGAGTCCGCCGCCTCTGAGCATTATTCCCAATGCGATGATAAAAAGTCCGGCGACGGCTCCGATTAATGTAGTTATGTCCACTTATCTCTCCCGATTAAATCTCCCCCGACCCATCTTTTCAAAAGATGGAAGCATTTCTCATACAATACGTTTTCATTCCCCCTTAACAAAGGGGGGCAGGGGGTTGTCTTTCCCCATTTACAAAGGGGGCACAGGTGGATTTCCCGTTATCTTTCTTTTGTATTCTACCACTTTCTCGACGATTTCCGTCGGAGATTCTTTGACGAGATACTGATTATTGGAAATTAAAACGACCTTTGTGTCGGGCATCGACTCCACCGATTCTATCAGTTCCGCGTTAATCGTAACCGCTTGTCCGTTCAACCTGTGAAGAATTATCATGAGATTGTTGAAAAATATATTTTTTGACCATTTTGTCATTCCCGAATGCTTTAATCGGGAATCCATTGTTGACGGAAGCCCTGGATTCCCGCTTTCGCGGGAATGACATGACAAGGGGTTTTCAATGGCCTCATCATGAAAATTGGTAGCGCCAACGGGATTTGAACCCGTGATCTCCGCCTTGAGAGGGCGGCGTCCTAAACCGGACTAGACGATGGCGCCGTTACCGAGAAGGATTTTACAAAATAATTCCGTCCAATCAAAATCTGAAAACCGCCTGAGTCATTACGCGCCATTCCCTGTGGTCGCGTTCGGCGCTTTCCAGAGCGCTCGACGAAAAATCAAGCACGCCGGAGACCGCGGAAACGGGGCGGGGCTTATATATTATCCGAACCGATGTCTTTGAAAAAACAACATCTTCATCCATTCCGGTAAGTTGAGTGTGTTCCATCTCAGGGAACACGGGATCGGCGTATTTCATCGTGACGATTGCGTTAAAACCCCGCATTTTGGTCACGAAACGCCCTGAAAGATATTCGTGGCCCACATAGTCGAGAGGCGAACGGGCGATGGTATAGCCGGGAAAGCGCATATCCGGTATCTCGGCCCAACGGACAAGCGCGTCCACGGAAGATGCCCTGTAAGCGGTTTCAAACACAACGGGAATTCCTTCCGGCGATGAGGATGTTCTTTTGTAGACGGCGGATTCGGCGCTAAAAGAAAGTCCGCCCGCCAAGCCATAAGTGCCGAAAACTGAAACGGCCATATCGTTGTCTCCGCCGCCGGCGGCGGCGATGGCGCTCTCGGAAGCCGCCGAGACGAATCCGCTCAGGCCGACGGCTAAAGCGCCGGCGCCCTTCAGTCGCAGTTCGGCGGCGTAGTAGTCAACCGTCTCGTATTGAACCGCCGCGGTCGCGCGCGCGGAAAATATTTTTGAGTTCCAGAACGCCTCGACCGAATCCGCGGGCGCGTAAACATTATTCACCGCGAGTCCCCATATCCCATATTTGAAATATCTTCTGCCGGCGGAGATTCCGGCGCGGTCCCCGGCTTCCACATAAAGTTCGTCGACCCAAAGGGGGTCCGAAGTTTTGAAGTTTATTCCCACGGAGCCCGACGAATACTCGTTGACGCCCCAAAAACCGAAGTTTCTCAAAGCCATCCGGCCGAAAACTTCCTTTTTTCTTACGTCCATCGTCAAACGAATCTGCTGAGAAAATGCCGCCGCCGACGCGGCGATATCCTGCCCCCACGCATAATCGGAGTTTATGGCAAACTCGGCGCCCATACTGAGGCGGGGCATTTCTTTGACGGAGTTTTCCAAACTTATCAATGCGTATTCCGTCCCGAAATATTTAACCACCCTGTCGAAACGTTCTTCATCCGACGGATCAAAAATCTCGACCTGCCAGGCGATTTCGTTGAAAAAACGCGCCCATGCCAGCCGCGACGGCGCGGTTTTTTTCATCCGGGCATATCGCTTGCGTAAGTTATCCCGCCCTTTGGACGCGAAATATCCTATTTCTTCTATAACGGAACTCTCAGACAGAGCCGCCGGAACCGTCAACGGCTCCGATGCCAGCGCGACAGGCATCTTTGCGAACCACGCGGCGGAGACCGCCAAAACGACAAGCGCGACGGAAAATTTTCTCGGCAGAGCGAATGACCGGCTCGCCGTCGGATTATTTTTCATGAGAGTTTTTCCTCTTTGTTTTAAATCTCAAGCGTGAAATAAACGCGCATCTCGTTGTACACGCCGCTTGCGGGCCAGGATTCCGTTTCTTCTCTGTCCCAAATCGTATTTTCTATATAAAATTTCATATCTTGCGCCACAGGCCGCGAATGCCTGAAAATGTATCGCGCCTGAGATTTACGCCAGTATGAATCCCACAGATAAACCAGATTGATTTCATAGAAAACGTATTTCGGAACGACTAAAGTCCTCTCCGGACGGCTCTGCCATGGCCCGACGTCTTCTTTTATATGAGGAAAATACGTGAATGCCGCGTCTATGCCGCGTGTGTCATGATCGAAATATAAATGGTCGCGGGCGGAGTAGGCCAGAGATGTGGCCATTGGCGTAAAACCCTTGGCCACATCGCCCAGTTGTACGAACACATTAAAATTGCGTTTTTTTATCGCGTCAAACCCGCCGACGACGGCCCAGCGCGCCTCGTACGGGTCGGTATCCTCTATGATACCGCTCTTGGTCGGACGGTAAGCCGCGACTTCAAGGATGAATTCCCTCAAGCGCCATGGAGAACGCCACCACAAGTCCAAACTTGCGGCGTCCTCGGAAGATATGCCGCTAAAAAGCGCGTTCGCTCCGACCTCAAAATGTCCGTCGGAGAACTCTTTTGAAACGCGGGCCGCCCAGTAATCGTCGGCGCTTTCAAACCCTGTGGTTCCGGGATAATTTGTGGAGGAAAGCCGCGCGAAAACGCCGGATATTTTCAGGCCGACGGCCGATATGTCGTCGAGCAGGGCGCCCTCAAAAGCGTCGAAATTGTTGTCGGCTATCAACCCCAGACGTCCGAGAATAAAATATATGCGCCCGATTTTCAGCGACGAGCGGCCGACGGGCAGCCGCAGTGTCACATTGGCCTCGTCCACTTTAAGTCGTTTTGGATCGTTGCCGACCGCTTTGAAACCGAGTTCTCCGGATACCGGACCGGGACGTGACGGAGGCGAGCCGTAGAGCATATGAAACGACGGTAAAATGGAGACCCCCGGCTCTGCGGCAAAAGGGTGGTTGTAAAAACTCTGCGCGTAAG
It contains:
- a CDS encoding motility protein A (Homolog of MotA, appears to be involved in motility on surfaces and under different ionic conditions. With MotS (a MotB homolog) forms the ion channels that couple flagellar rotation to proton/sodium motive force across the membrane and forms the stator elements of the rotary flagellar machine.), with the translated sequence MDITTLIGAVAGLFIIALGIMLRGGGLDIRQFILFINIPSMMITFGGTICATLINYPLKQFLGVWNIARKVMMEPAENTTGIISQFVSLAQKAKREGFLSLESDIKKIDNDFMKRGVQLVVDGQDAEFIRGLLETEVAFVQERHKVGQEIFIALGTYAPAFGLIGTVIGLILMLANLQDQSQIASGMAVALLTTFYGAMAAYLLFNPIAGKLKRRSEEEVLVKQVIIRGVLLLQSGTTPSIIEGNLQAYLEPRLRKIASARERAAAGA
- a CDS encoding flagellar protein, with the translated sequence MIILHRLNGQAVTINAELIESVESMPDTKVVLISNNQYLVKESPTEIVEKVVEYKRKITGNPPVPPL